A DNA window from Bacteroidota bacterium contains the following coding sequences:
- a CDS encoding glycosyl hydrolase 53 family protein produces the protein MSCSAPEEPDAPKDQPVSIRAVDASFYPEMVDAGITYSDSSGVASLPVLLKRHGFNMVRLRVWNQPATTRSSPNEVLEAAATFYKAGLGIWIDFHYSDTWADPGHQTPPAAWSGLSAEVLADSVYAFTRRFLEQLRDRGVVPGVIQTGNEISGGMLWPAGLVNSVDTTQWRSLSRLLNAGLQACNTVFPTARRMIHIADPGSGFWFFGYLNHYLTDYDLVGVSWYPWWHGKDLSWLTIQLTQLNRITGKPVIIAETAYPWTLGWNDWTNNIVGNSSQCVPGFPPDPAGQQALMRRIASLARSVNQEPVHGWCYWAPEHLAAYGPQSTHGSPWENLTLFDFTGKALPAFYEVGRPTSVD, from the coding sequence ATGAGCTGCTCTGCTCCTGAAGAACCAGACGCACCGAAGGATCAGCCTGTTTCCATACGGGCGGTTGATGCCTCCTTCTATCCCGAGATGGTTGATGCCGGGATAACCTATTCCGATTCTTCCGGAGTGGCTTCCCTGCCGGTTCTGCTGAAACGACATGGGTTTAACATGGTCCGCCTGAGGGTTTGGAATCAGCCCGCCACCACAAGGTCCTCACCAAATGAGGTTCTTGAAGCGGCTGCTACCTTTTACAAGGCGGGTCTGGGAATCTGGATTGATTTTCACTATTCCGATACCTGGGCCGATCCCGGTCATCAAACGCCACCGGCGGCCTGGTCGGGACTGTCTGCAGAGGTTCTGGCTGATTCGGTCTATGCCTTTACCCGCCGCTTTCTGGAACAACTCCGTGACCGTGGCGTGGTTCCCGGTGTGATTCAGACGGGAAACGAGATTTCGGGCGGCATGCTGTGGCCAGCCGGTCTTGTGAACAGTGTCGATACCACTCAATGGCGTTCCTTATCCCGATTGCTGAATGCGGGATTGCAGGCCTGCAATACGGTCTTTCCGACGGCCCGCCGTATGATCCATATTGCCGATCCGGGAAGTGGATTCTGGTTTTTTGGCTATCTGAACCACTATCTGACCGATTACGATCTTGTGGGAGTGTCCTGGTACCCCTGGTGGCATGGAAAGGATCTGTCCTGGCTGACCATTCAGCTAACGCAACTGAACCGGATAACCGGGAAACCTGTCATCATTGCCGAAACCGCCTATCCCTGGACGCTTGGCTGGAATGACTGGACCAACAACATCGTCGGGAATTCGTCTCAGTGTGTTCCCGGCTTTCCACCCGATCCGGCCGGTCAGCAGGCGCTGATGCGTCGGATTGCTTCTCTTGCACGATCCGTTAATCAGGAACCGGTACACGGCTGGTGTTACTGGGCACCTGAACATCTGGCTGCTTATGGCCCCCAATCGACCCACGGCTCTCCATGGGAAAATCTGACATTGTTCGATTTCACCGGTAAGGCGTTACCCGCTTTTTATGAGGTGGGGAGACCAACTTCCGTTGATTAA
- a CDS encoding NADPH:quinone reductase has translation MKAIRVLQPGPSSVMQLTEVPDLKPEPGQVLIRVKAAGVNPVDTYLRAGEQGYKPICPYTPGIDLAGEVVEISDGVIHVKPGDRVYSAGCLTGSYAEYALAKASQVFHLPDNLSFSQGATIHVPYATAYRALMLKANARPGETVLVHGGTGGVGIAAIQICRWKGMTAIATAGSAHGANILKSIGTSAVVDHHDPEHFQTIISLTEGRGVDIILEMMASLNLGKDLQLLRTAGRVVVVGSRGPVEINPRDIMSRDAMITGLALRNATDSELFAIHLDLIDGFKRGFLNPIISHEFPLSEAPHAHDLIMNTRAEGKIVLIPE, from the coding sequence GTGAAAGCAATCCGTGTTCTTCAACCGGGACCGTCATCCGTCATGCAACTGACCGAGGTTCCCGATCTGAAACCCGAACCCGGGCAGGTACTGATCCGGGTTAAAGCGGCCGGGGTAAATCCGGTCGATACCTACCTGCGTGCCGGAGAGCAGGGATACAAACCCATATGCCCCTACACGCCCGGAATCGATCTGGCAGGCGAAGTGGTCGAAATCAGTGATGGCGTCATTCATGTGAAACCCGGTGACCGGGTCTATTCCGCCGGGTGTCTGACGGGAAGCTATGCCGAGTATGCGCTGGCAAAAGCCAGTCAGGTGTTTCATTTACCCGATAATCTTTCCTTTTCTCAAGGGGCCACGATTCACGTTCCCTACGCCACTGCTTACCGGGCCCTGATGCTGAAAGCCAATGCCAGACCCGGCGAAACGGTTCTGGTCCACGGAGGCACCGGTGGGGTGGGAATTGCGGCCATTCAGATCTGCCGATGGAAAGGAATGACCGCCATCGCCACAGCTGGTTCCGCTCACGGCGCCAACATTCTTAAATCCATCGGAACATCTGCCGTGGTCGATCACCATGACCCTGAGCATTTTCAAACCATTATTTCCCTCACCGAAGGCCGTGGGGTGGATATCATTCTGGAAATGATGGCCAGCCTGAATCTTGGCAAAGACCTTCAGCTTCTCCGGACAGCCGGACGGGTGGTAGTGGTTGGGTCACGGGGACCGGTCGAAATCAATCCGAGGGATATCATGTCCCGGGATGCCATGATCACCGGTCTGGCCCTCCGGAATGCCACCGATTCGGAATTGTTCGCCATTCACCTCGATCTGATAGATGGCTTTAAACGCGGATTCCTCAATCCCATCATCAGTCACGAATTTCCGCTTTCTGAAGCCCCGCACGCTCATGATCTGATTATGAATACACGTGCAGAAGGCAAAATTGTTCTGATTCCGGAGTAA
- a CDS encoding alpha-glucosidase C-terminal domain-containing protein, with protein MLFILFTLIAGGFVGSEKPVEKEFVPAWAKSVVWYQIFPERFRNGDPTNDPPGSYANLSWPFDNQSPWQIHPWTSDWYELQPYEQQNKLDRNANIVRRRYGGDLQGIIDKLGYLQDLGITALYLNPVFMAPSHHKYDGMMYHHIDPYLGPDPAGDLKLMETENPADPNTWVWTSADKMVLKLIEEAHRRGMRLIFDGVFNHMGINSFAFQDVKKNQQKSAYKDWFTIKSWDNPKAKTKFEYEGWFGVKELPELREDENGIVSGPKEYIFASTRRWMDPNGDGSVGDGIDGWRLDVAFCISHPFWKDWRKLVKSINPDAYITAEIIDSIEATRPYLLGDEFDAVMNYNFAFLSSDYFIDIPNRISTTEFDAGLKKLRDSFTGGVTGVQQNLFGSHDTNRLSSAIVNKNLGGYGQWGDYFMKSKASSYPGYLTTKPTVADYQIQKLFVIFQMTYPGAPMVYYGDEVGMWGANDPDCRKPMVWADLSYAPEVYNYDGSKRSKPETVEVNQDLLAHYKKLIGIRNAHPALSTGDFKTILCDNLQQVYVYSRTLGSETILVVLNNSETAATIHLTAAGAWKDLLNGDDFSALTGLTIPGTWGRILIRQ; from the coding sequence ATGCTATTCATACTGTTCACCCTGATTGCTGGAGGATTTGTGGGAAGTGAAAAACCGGTTGAAAAGGAATTTGTACCCGCCTGGGCCAAATCGGTGGTCTGGTATCAGATTTTCCCCGAACGGTTCCGGAATGGTGACCCAACCAATGATCCCCCCGGATCCTATGCCAATCTGTCCTGGCCTTTCGACAACCAGTCTCCATGGCAGATTCATCCATGGACTTCCGATTGGTATGAATTGCAACCGTATGAACAACAGAACAAGCTCGACCGGAATGCCAACATCGTCCGGCGCCGGTATGGCGGTGATCTGCAGGGAATCATCGATAAACTCGGCTACCTGCAGGATCTCGGCATCACGGCCTTGTATCTGAACCCGGTATTTATGGCTCCGAGTCATCATAAATATGACGGCATGATGTATCACCACATCGATCCGTATCTGGGTCCCGATCCTGCCGGTGATCTTAAACTGATGGAAACAGAAAACCCCGCCGATCCCAACACCTGGGTCTGGACTTCAGCCGATAAAATGGTATTAAAACTGATCGAAGAAGCTCACCGCCGGGGAATGCGTCTCATTTTCGATGGCGTCTTTAATCACATGGGAATCAACAGTTTTGCCTTTCAGGATGTAAAAAAGAATCAGCAGAAATCGGCGTATAAAGACTGGTTCACCATCAAGTCCTGGGACAATCCGAAAGCAAAAACCAAATTTGAGTATGAAGGATGGTTCGGGGTAAAAGAATTACCCGAACTGCGTGAGGATGAAAACGGCATTGTTTCCGGACCGAAGGAGTACATTTTCGCCTCCACCCGCCGATGGATGGATCCGAATGGGGATGGATCGGTGGGAGATGGAATCGACGGCTGGCGTCTCGATGTGGCCTTTTGCATTTCGCACCCCTTCTGGAAGGACTGGCGGAAACTGGTCAAATCCATCAATCCGGACGCTTACATTACAGCCGAAATCATCGACAGCATCGAAGCCACCCGTCCGTATCTGCTTGGAGATGAATTTGATGCGGTGATGAATTACAATTTCGCCTTTCTTTCATCCGATTATTTCATCGACATCCCGAACCGGATTTCCACCACCGAGTTTGATGCCGGGCTGAAAAAACTTCGTGATTCGTTCACCGGCGGAGTGACCGGTGTTCAGCAGAATTTATTCGGAAGCCATGATACCAACCGGTTATCCTCCGCCATCGTCAATAAAAATCTTGGCGGTTACGGACAGTGGGGCGATTATTTCATGAAATCAAAGGCCTCATCCTATCCGGGTTATCTTACCACCAAACCCACCGTAGCCGACTACCAGATTCAGAAATTATTTGTCATTTTTCAGATGACTTACCCTGGTGCTCCGATGGTGTACTACGGCGATGAGGTTGGAATGTGGGGAGCCAATGATCCCGATTGCCGGAAACCCATGGTATGGGCCGATCTCTCATACGCTCCCGAAGTGTATAACTATGACGGATCAAAACGGTCAAAACCTGAAACCGTTGAGGTCAATCAGGACCTGCTGGCGCATTATAAAAAACTGATCGGAATCCGGAATGCCCATCCGGCACTAAGCACTGGTGATTTTAAAACCATTCTGTGCGACAATCTGCAACAGGTGTACGTTTATTCCCGGACCCTCGGCAGCGAAACGATTCTGGTGGTGCTGAATAATTCAGAAACCGCAGCCACCATTCATCTGACTGCTGCAGGAGCCTGGAAGGATCTGCTGAATGGTGATGACTTCTCTGCTCTGACCGGACTGACCATTCCCGGTACGTGGGGACGGATTCTGATCAGACAGTAA
- a CDS encoding asparaginase → MKKNIQLIFTGGTISMQIDPTTGTAVPTLPPQDLLKLVPGLDRLADLKIHDFGMYPGPHMTPALMWDLWEVVQGYIKDPTVDGIVITHGTDSLEETSYFIDLMSRSPKPIIFTGSMRTSSEIGWDGLPNLIDSVAVACHEHARDLGVLVCLNGEINPASEVVKTHTDQMGTFQSPNFGMLGIVDKDDVYIYRKPEFSEYIGSTRLEEKVALIKTYTGMDGLLIDTLVEKGYRGVVLEGMGRGNVPVPVFESVVSAVKKGVAVVLVSRTGKGRVLDTYGYPGGGAALRKAGVIFGGHLNGQKARIKLMVALGKTIQQSELKAIFEHGRYH, encoded by the coding sequence ATGAAGAAAAACATTCAGCTCATTTTCACCGGTGGCACCATTTCCATGCAGATCGACCCAACCACAGGGACGGCCGTTCCCACCCTTCCGCCGCAGGATCTCCTCAAACTGGTGCCCGGACTTGACCGGCTGGCCGATCTGAAAATTCATGACTTTGGCATGTACCCGGGTCCGCACATGACCCCGGCACTCATGTGGGACTTGTGGGAAGTGGTGCAGGGATACATCAAGGATCCCACGGTGGATGGCATTGTGATCACACACGGGACCGATTCGCTCGAAGAGACCAGCTATTTCATTGACCTGATGAGCCGGTCACCCAAACCCATCATTTTCACAGGGTCCATGCGAACATCCTCCGAGATCGGTTGGGATGGATTGCCTAATCTGATTGATTCAGTTGCAGTCGCCTGTCATGAGCATGCACGCGATTTAGGCGTGCTGGTATGTCTGAACGGCGAAATCAACCCGGCCAGTGAAGTGGTGAAAACACACACCGATCAGATGGGCACCTTTCAATCCCCGAATTTCGGAATGCTCGGCATTGTCGATAAAGATGATGTATACATCTACCGGAAACCCGAGTTTTCTGAGTACATCGGCTCCACCCGGTTAGAAGAAAAAGTCGCACTGATTAAAACCTATACCGGAATGGATGGTCTTCTGATTGATACGCTCGTCGAAAAGGGTTACCGTGGGGTGGTTCTGGAAGGCATGGGCCGGGGCAATGTGCCGGTTCCGGTTTTTGAGTCTGTCGTATCAGCCGTAAAAAAGGGAGTGGCGGTCGTTCTGGTTTCCAGAACCGGAAAAGGTCGTGTTCTCGACACCTATGGCTATCCCGGTGGCGGAGCAGCCCTCAGAAAAGCAGGCGTGATTTTCGGTGGACATCTGAACGGACAAAAGGCACGGATTAAATTGATGGTTGCTTTGGGAAAGACCATCCAACAGTCCGAATTAAAGGCTATTTTTGAACATGGCCGGTATCATTAA
- a CDS encoding MGMT family protein, which yields MVSGGNKPQRRLPPDFYERVWSVVREIPPGRVTSYGLIARFLGTGSSARIVGYAMNAVANRKDIPAHRVVNRIGLLTGKFHFETPETMQKRLKSEGVRFINEDQVDWDAHRWDPMEALPREFRDQLSIPH from the coding sequence TTGGTCTCTGGTGGAAATAAACCGCAAAGGCGGTTACCACCCGACTTTTACGAGCGGGTCTGGTCCGTGGTGCGTGAAATTCCACCCGGCAGAGTGACCTCTTATGGACTCATTGCCCGGTTTCTTGGAACAGGTTCCTCTGCCAGAATCGTCGGGTATGCCATGAATGCCGTCGCCAACCGGAAGGACATCCCGGCCCATCGGGTGGTCAACCGGATTGGGTTGCTCACCGGAAAATTTCACTTCGAAACACCCGAGACCATGCAGAAACGGCTGAAGAGCGAGGGAGTCCGGTTCATCAATGAAGATCAGGTGGATTGGGACGCCCACCGGTGGGACCCCATGGAGGCGTTGCCCCGGGAATTCAGGGACCAGTTATCGATTCCCCATTAA
- a CDS encoding acyltransferase produces the protein MANMYIQSINHFRAIAIFFVVFGHSFIISDYAPDTFTSQVFYNLAAGGTTFFVFISGFLFHHLFRSRFDYPDFMIKKTKHVLIPFLILSLIPVLVLYVNYLASGHPERILNYSLIRHFLIGVGGFFMGYWYIPFIMIVFLLSPLFRQILKLPVHFQVIITVLCLAVSVFLHRGTNLHLYSVIQNVVYFIPVYMLGMIVSEKRETILDVLKRTEIVFLLIAILIATLQVFSGNQGNYRKEPFIYAGIDLMILQKISLCFFLVIWLNRFETYKERLFELIASNSFGIFFIHGIIIWLIKAVKKQHQFSFEHNSFFIYLMMASAILFTSLLVTVIVKKALPRYGKYLVGN, from the coding sequence ATGGCAAACATGTATATACAATCCATTAATCATTTCAGGGCCATCGCCATTTTTTTTGTGGTCTTTGGACACAGTTTTATTATTTCTGACTACGCGCCTGATACATTCACATCACAAGTCTTTTACAATCTCGCTGCAGGAGGAACTACCTTTTTTGTCTTCATTTCCGGCTTTTTGTTTCACCACCTTTTCCGAAGCCGGTTCGACTACCCGGATTTCATGATTAAGAAAACCAAACATGTGCTGATTCCTTTTCTGATTCTGTCGCTGATTCCGGTGCTGGTCCTATATGTGAATTACCTGGCATCCGGCCACCCTGAACGGATACTGAATTATTCTCTCATCCGGCATTTTCTTATCGGTGTTGGCGGATTTTTTATGGGGTACTGGTACATTCCATTTATCATGATCGTCTTTCTGCTATCCCCTCTTTTCAGGCAAATACTGAAATTACCTGTTCACTTTCAGGTTATTATCACCGTGCTGTGTCTTGCTGTTTCGGTATTTCTTCACAGGGGGACCAATCTCCATTTATATTCCGTTATTCAGAATGTGGTTTATTTTATTCCGGTCTATATGCTTGGAATGATTGTTTCAGAAAAGCGTGAAACGATTCTGGATGTATTAAAACGCACCGAAATTGTCTTTTTGCTGATTGCAATCCTCATTGCCACCCTTCAGGTGTTTTCGGGGAATCAGGGAAACTACAGAAAGGAACCCTTTATATATGCAGGGATCGACCTGATGATTCTTCAGAAAATTTCCCTCTGTTTTTTCCTCGTCATCTGGCTTAACCGTTTTGAAACCTATAAAGAGCGATTGTTCGAACTCATCGCCTCGAACAGTTTCGGAATTTTCTTTATTCACGGAATCATCATCTGGTTAATAAAGGCAGTAAAAAAACAACATCAGTTTTCCTTTGAACACAATTCATTTTTCATCTACCTGATGATGGCCTCAGCTATTCTGTTCACTTCCCTGCTTGTGACAGTGATTGTTAAAAAGGCACTGCCCCGTTACGGAAAATATCTGGTGGGAAATTAG
- the metG gene encoding methionine--tRNA ligase, with translation MADSFRRILVTAALPYANGPVHIGHLAGAYLPADLFVKYQRLNKKDILFICGSDEHGVPITIKADQEKVSPQDIVDRYHVMMEKAFRDFGIGFDNYSRTSLPVHHETSQEFFSVLHSKKILVEKSEKQLYCTHDSMFLADRYVEGTCPKCKKEGARGDQCESCGSYLNQTDLIDPRCKLCGNPPEIRETSHWYLPLGKFQQQLEAWQAKHPDWKDNVVNYCQGWFREGLEDRAVTRDLKWGVKVPLPDAEGKVLYVWFDAPIGYISSTREWASKQGNPDLWKTWWKSNDTRLIHFIGKDNIVFHAIVFPAMLMAHGEYVLPDNVPANEFLNIEGKKLSTSRNYAVWLHEYLEKFPADSLRYALGCSLPETKDSDFSWKEFQARHNNELADIYGNLVNRTVTFASRYFGGRIPPLTDPSDKDRDMEAYLAGAPSRIGELYETFKFREAIAETMNVARAANKYFNDTEPWKTRNTDLQKCGNTIHVCLQVCRSLAILFSPVIPAASRQVWDMLAIQDPLESMDWQSASFFGLSDGHQIGTPGILFTKFEDAVIDEQIARLNQPAAAPVARTWEPQKPEITIDQFNAVDLRAGKVLAAEIFKGTDKLLKLQVDLGYETRQVLAGLQQHISAESLVGKQVIIVANLAPRVMRGESSKGMVLAIENEQGKLVPVFLPEDGVTGSAVR, from the coding sequence ATGGCTGACTCTTTCCGGCGGATTTTAGTTACCGCCGCCCTTCCTTACGCAAACGGACCCGTTCACATCGGACATCTGGCAGGCGCTTACCTTCCCGCCGATCTGTTTGTAAAATATCAGCGGCTGAATAAGAAGGATATTCTGTTCATCTGTGGCTCGGATGAACACGGGGTTCCCATTACCATCAAAGCTGATCAGGAAAAAGTATCCCCTCAGGACATTGTAGACCGCTACCATGTGATGATGGAAAAGGCCTTCCGCGACTTCGGAATCGGGTTTGATAACTACTCCAGAACCAGCCTGCCGGTCCATCACGAAACCAGTCAGGAATTTTTCTCGGTGCTTCATTCGAAGAAAATTCTGGTCGAAAAGTCCGAGAAACAGCTGTATTGCACCCACGATTCCATGTTTCTGGCTGACCGGTATGTGGAAGGCACCTGCCCGAAATGTAAAAAGGAAGGGGCTCGCGGCGATCAGTGCGAATCCTGTGGTTCCTACCTGAATCAGACCGATCTCATCGATCCCCGGTGTAAACTATGCGGAAATCCGCCCGAAATCAGGGAAACCAGCCATTGGTATCTGCCACTTGGCAAATTTCAGCAGCAACTCGAAGCCTGGCAGGCCAAACATCCCGACTGGAAGGACAACGTGGTCAATTACTGTCAGGGATGGTTTCGCGAAGGACTTGAAGACCGGGCCGTTACCCGTGATCTCAAATGGGGTGTGAAGGTGCCGCTTCCCGATGCAGAAGGAAAAGTGCTGTATGTCTGGTTCGATGCACCGATTGGCTACATTTCCTCGACACGGGAATGGGCTTCGAAGCAGGGGAACCCCGATCTCTGGAAAACCTGGTGGAAAAGCAATGATACCCGCCTGATTCATTTCATTGGCAAGGATAACATTGTCTTTCATGCCATTGTGTTTCCGGCGATGCTGATGGCTCATGGAGAATACGTACTGCCCGACAATGTTCCGGCCAATGAGTTTCTCAATATTGAAGGGAAGAAACTTTCCACCAGCCGTAACTATGCGGTCTGGCTGCATGAGTATCTCGAAAAATTTCCCGCAGATTCCCTCCGGTATGCGCTTGGATGTTCGCTTCCGGAAACCAAGGATTCTGATTTTTCATGGAAGGAGTTCCAGGCGCGGCATAACAACGAACTTGCTGATATTTATGGCAATCTGGTGAACCGGACGGTGACATTTGCCAGCCGGTATTTCGGAGGTCGGATTCCTCCGCTTACCGATCCTTCAGACAAGGATCGGGACATGGAGGCCTACCTGGCCGGCGCACCCTCCCGGATCGGGGAATTGTATGAAACCTTTAAGTTCAGGGAGGCCATTGCCGAAACCATGAACGTGGCCCGGGCCGCCAACAAGTATTTTAACGACACCGAACCCTGGAAAACACGGAACACGGACCTTCAGAAATGCGGAAACACCATTCATGTGTGTCTGCAGGTCTGCCGCTCACTTGCCATCCTGTTCTCACCCGTAATTCCGGCCGCTTCCCGTCAGGTCTGGGACATGCTTGCCATTCAGGATCCGCTGGAATCGATGGACTGGCAATCAGCTTCCTTCTTTGGTCTTTCGGATGGACATCAGATCGGGACACCGGGAATCTTATTTACCAAGTTTGAAGATGCGGTGATTGATGAGCAGATCGCCCGTCTGAATCAACCGGCAGCAGCACCCGTGGCAAGAACCTGGGAACCACAAAAACCCGAAATTACCATCGATCAGTTTAATGCGGTGGATCTGCGAGCGGGAAAAGTTCTGGCCGCAGAAATTTTTAAGGGAACCGATAAATTGCTGAAACTTCAGGTGGATCTGGGTTACGAAACCCGGCAGGTTCTGGCCGGATTGCAGCAGCACATCAGTGCAGAAAGTCTGGTCGGAAAGCAGGTGATCATTGTGGCCAACCTCGCTCCCCGGGTCATGAGGGGGGAATCGTCTAAAGGAATGGTTCTGGCCATTGAGAATGAACAGGGAAAACTGGTGCCGGTGTTCCTGCCAGAAGATGGTGTGACCGGGAGTGCCGTCCGATGA
- a CDS encoding STAS domain-containing protein — MFRIPLPLTFKPKFFTTLQTYNAELFLKDLQAGIIVGIVALPLAIAFAIASGVSPEKGLITAVIAGFLISFLGGSRVQIGGPTGAFVVIVSGVVGTYGLNGLLISTFMAGVILIIMGLTRMGTYIKFIPYPIVTGFTSGIAVIIFSTQVKDFFGLSIASVPSEIIPKWFSYAENLGSVNWYAPALAIVTIATILYWPRLTQKIPGSLVAVILTTLVVQVFNLPVETIESKFGAIPSSLPAPMVPQLDWQTVRNLIPPATAIALLAAIESLLSALVADGMTGSRHRSNMELIAQGVANIASPIFGGIPATGAIARTATNVKNGGRTPVAGMIHAIVLLLIMLLAGQWAGLIPMATLAGILMVVAWNMSEMHAFRSIMKGPKTDKVVLLTAFLLTVIFDLVLAIEIGMVLAAFLFMKKMADISHVSLKKQDFAEDTGETDSNTIMQRSIPGSVAVFEINGPLFFGTVHKFRESISLGSSDYKVLIIRMRNVPYMDTGGLRTLEDIYEQCRKSHVHLLISDIHTQPLFISESAGFLEKIGIDNVLGNLDEAINHARGILGLPPVDPPAPFEPTVERERHPPRAMTGKDPV; from the coding sequence ATGTTCAGAATTCCACTGCCACTTACATTCAAACCCAAATTTTTCACCACCCTCCAGACCTATAACGCCGAACTGTTCCTGAAAGACCTTCAGGCCGGAATCATCGTCGGAATTGTCGCTCTTCCCCTGGCCATCGCCTTTGCCATAGCCTCTGGTGTATCACCAGAGAAAGGCCTCATCACTGCGGTGATTGCCGGATTTCTGATTTCATTCCTCGGTGGAAGCCGGGTGCAGATTGGTGGTCCAACCGGTGCCTTTGTGGTGATCGTCAGCGGTGTGGTGGGCACTTACGGCCTGAACGGACTTCTCATTTCAACCTTCATGGCCGGTGTCATTCTCATCATCATGGGTCTGACCAGAATGGGAACCTACATCAAGTTTATACCCTATCCCATCGTGACCGGATTCACCTCGGGAATTGCGGTCATTATTTTTTCCACACAGGTCAAGGATTTTTTCGGACTTTCCATCGCGTCGGTCCCATCGGAAATCATCCCAAAATGGTTTTCCTACGCCGAAAACCTTGGGTCGGTAAACTGGTATGCGCCTGCCCTGGCCATCGTTACCATTGCAACCATTTTGTACTGGCCCAGGCTGACTCAGAAAATACCCGGGTCTCTGGTAGCCGTCATTCTTACCACTCTGGTGGTTCAGGTTTTTAATCTTCCGGTGGAAACCATTGAAAGTAAATTTGGTGCCATTCCTTCTTCGCTGCCCGCACCCATGGTTCCCCAACTCGATTGGCAAACCGTCCGGAATCTGATTCCACCTGCCACCGCCATTGCCTTGCTGGCCGCCATTGAATCACTGTTAAGCGCGTTGGTTGCCGATGGTATGACCGGCAGTCGTCACCGGTCGAACATGGAACTGATTGCGCAGGGGGTTGCAAACATCGCTTCTCCCATCTTCGGTGGTATTCCGGCCACCGGTGCCATTGCAAGAACCGCCACCAATGTAAAGAACGGCGGCCGGACTCCGGTTGCGGGAATGATTCATGCAATTGTTCTGCTGCTGATTATGCTGCTTGCCGGGCAATGGGCCGGACTGATCCCCATGGCCACTCTCGCCGGAATTCTGATGGTGGTTGCCTGGAACATGAGCGAAATGCATGCCTTCCGATCGATCATGAAGGGCCCTAAAACCGATAAAGTGGTGTTACTGACCGCCTTCCTGCTAACCGTTATTTTCGATCTGGTTCTTGCCATCGAAATCGGAATGGTGCTGGCCGCCTTCCTGTTCATGAAAAAAATGGCTGATATTTCGCACGTCTCCCTGAAGAAACAGGATTTTGCTGAGGACACCGGTGAGACCGATTCCAATACCATCATGCAACGATCCATTCCCGGGTCGGTGGCGGTCTTCGAAATCAACGGACCTCTCTTTTTCGGAACGGTTCACAAGTTCCGTGAATCCATCTCACTGGGGAGCAGTGACTATAAAGTGCTGATTATCCGGATGCGGAATGTTCCATACATGGATACCGGCGGATTGCGCACGCTGGAAGATATTTATGAACAATGCCGGAAAAGTCATGTTCATCTGCTGATTTCAGATATTCACACACAGCCCCTTTTCATCTCTGAAAGTGCCGGATTCCTCGAAAAAATCGGCATAGACAACGTGCTGGGGAACCTTGATGAAGCCATCAACCATGCACGCGGCATTCTTGGACTTCCTCCGGTGGATCCTCCCGCCCCATTCGAACCCACGGTCGAACGCGAACGGCACCCACCACGGGCCATGACCGGTAAAGACCCGGTTTGA